The DNA segment AGTGCCCAAAATTAACAGATACAAATTACACTTTGTGGGCAATTTTGGTCGAAACAATCCTACGGGCGAACGGTCTTTGGGAGGCAATAGATCCAGTCATTGGAGCTACTGTGGAAGACAAGAAAAATTACACAACTAAAGCCATAATTTTTCAGTCTTTGCCGGAGGATGTTTTGCTTCTGGTCGTAAAACACAAGTATGCAAAGGACGTGTGGGATTCAATCAAGGTTCGTTATCTAGGGGCGGATAGAGTTCAGAAAGCTCGGCTATCAATTTTAAGAAGCGATTTGGAAAAGCTGAAAATGAAGGAGAGTGAGACACTAGACGAGTATGCGGGAAAGATAAGCGGGATTGAAGCGAAGTTCAAGAACTTAGGATCAACTCTTGAAGACGCAACTATGGTAAGAAAGTTGTTAAATTTCGTTCCTAAGAAATATATGCAGATCGTGGCGTCTATTGAGCAGTACTCGGATGTCGATACAATGCCGTTTGAAGAGGCGGGGGGCGATTGAAGACGTACGAAGAAAGGCTTAAATCCCATGATGACGAAGAAAATGATCAAGGCCAATTATTGCTTACAAAGGAAGATAGGGAGGAAAGAACTAGACGGGGTGATTTTGATCAACCCGGACAAGGACGTGGTCGTGGTCAAGGTAGAGGTTAGGGTAATGGTAGAGGTCGAGGTGGTCGGTTCCAAAGCAATGAAGACCGAAAGGATCAAGGTTGGTATAGAGACAAGCGAAACATCAAATGCTATAATTGTCAAGAATACGGACATTATGAGAGCGAGTGTCCTAAGAAGgaaacaaaagaagaagaagCGAATTTGATTCGAGACGAAGATGAACCGACATTGCTTTGAAGAAACGGGTTGATGTCAAGATTATGGGGGTGATTGTTGGATAATCTTGACATAGGTTGTGGGCTTAATTGGGTCAGAAGTGTTTTCCCTATGTTGGTCAAATAATGGGTTAGTAGTGTTTTGTTTAATGGGTCAAATAATGGGTCATAGCCCAACTAGAGTATCTGAGTCCATGAATGCACGTGAGTTTGAATCAGTAGTATTCAGTTAGGTTGTTTGTTTTATAATGGGTCTTTGTTTTGCTCGGGTATTAGGGGGAGTCTAAAGGTATCTTTGATTGAGTCATTTCTGTACGTTGGAAGTTAGCCTATTTAAGGCATGGTATGACATTGAATAAAAGCACCAGCATTTTACTTTTCTTCTCTTTCTATTCGATAATCATTTCTGTTTTCTTTCACTGCAGATCACCACTTGTGTTATTTCTTAAATGTTATAGTTTAGTTTAATCCAACAaatgatttattaaaaaaaacttaaacatatTGGATAGAAGCGGTCTAAGTATGTGCAATCAGGTCTAATGACCCTTTTTGAGCTGTACAAAATTAGCTTCTTTTACGACCTCTACTCAAAACTAGCTTTGTGTTTTAGGTAAGGTGATTGTTGATGGGAAAGTTCTAACTAAAGCTGGACACCCGGTCTCTGACAAAGCCATTGTAGAGATCGAGGTTGAAATACCAAAATATGTATAATATGTATGTAGGTGATTATTCTCCCAAGCAACTTACTTTATTTATATGTGAAAATCTAGCTTCTATATCTGATTTCACTTAAGTTACTTTAGAGCAGGACATAAATTAGAAGCTGCCATTGAACAATTAGGTGTTGATGTTACTGGAAAAGTGGCACTTCACGCAGGGCTGTCAACCGGAGGGTTTACTGATTGTTTGCTTCAGTATGGTGCTTCTTTTGTTTATGGTGTTGATTGTTAGGATTTCTAGGGTTTTGATAGAATGAATAATGCGTTCATAAAGAATATGAATTGATAATGATATTCGTACATGATAATGAATACATATACATGCGACCGATTAGAGTAACCGCTGCAAACTTAggttataatattaaataataatacatGTCACACTATCTAGGTTATAATATAAGTATATTTATCTAATaccctcccgtaagctagatAGTTTCCATATTGAGACGAGCCTTCAGTCTAGAGAAGTCCTTGTTTTGCAGTGCTTTGGTCATAATGTCTGCAGTTTGATCCTTTGTTACACAGAACAATACTTCTACTTCCCCCTTCTTGATTAAATCTCGAATAAAGTGATACTTGACTCTAATATGTTTACTCTTGCCATGGTAAACTGGATCTTTTGCTAGACATATTGTGGAGTTGTTGTCACAATAAATTGGTATTGGATATTCTATCTTACCCTGTATCTCATCAAGTATCCCTTTGATCCAAATCGCTTGACATCCGGCTAATGATAAAGCCATATATTCTGCTTCCGTAGATGATAATGCCACAACCTTTTGTTTCTTGGATTGCCAGGAGATGGGACTTGACCCTAGAAGAAATACATGTCCTGAGGTGCTTTTACTGTCGTCTACATTTCCTGCATAATCGCTGTCACTGAACCCCATCAGTTTTCCTTGTCCACCCTTTGAGTATATGACACCTTGATTCAATGTTCCTTTAATATATCTAAGTATTCGCTTGCCTGCTTCCCAGTGGATTTTCTTTGGATGTTCCATATACCTGCTGATCTTAGTTACAGCATATGTGATATCCGGCCTGGTGTTAGTAAGATACATGAGACTTCTAACTAGGCTTCAATATATTCCTTCATCAGCAAATACGTCCGAATCCTCTTTTGACAGTTTTATTCCATATTCCATGGGAGTAGAGACTGAATTACACTGAGTCATTCTATATTTTTCTAATAGGCTTCGCATATATTTTCTTTGAGAAAGAATTATATTCCCATTTTCGTATGAAACTTCCATTCCAAGAAAATAGTGCAGTTTCCCCATGTCAGTCATCTCAAACTCTTCCTTCATCATGCTTTTAAAAGCATTAATTAAATTCATAGAGTTGCTTGCTATGATCAAATCATCGACATATAAACATATCACCAACTTCCCTTCATTGGTGTCCTTGATGAATAAAGTGTGTTCGTATGTGCACTTCTTGAATCCGTGTAACTTAAAATAGTTGTCTATTCGACTGTACCAGGTCTGGGAGCCTGTTTTAATCCATACAGAGCACGTTTAAGAAGACATACCTTTTCTTCTTGTCCTTTCTTGACATATCCCTTGGGTTGCTCCACATATACTTATTCATTTAAGTTTCCATTGAGAAAAGCcgtctttacatccatttgatgtagATACCAGTCGTTCCTTGCAGCTAGTGCTAGAACCAGTCTAACCGTTTCAAACCGAATCACAGGAGCAAAAACTTCCTGATAGTCTATTCCATGTTTTTGATTATATCCTTTCACTACTAATCTCGCTTTATATTTGTCTACGTTGCCATACTCATCAAACTTGGTCTTGTAAATCCATTTTACACCAATCGGCTTCTGTTCATCGGAGGATTTACTAATTCCTATGTTTGATTTTTA comes from the Helianthus annuus cultivar XRQ/B chromosome 4, HanXRQr2.0-SUNRISE, whole genome shotgun sequence genome and includes:
- the LOC110866937 gene encoding uncharacterized protein LOC110866937, which produces MGHSPTRVSESMNARLKKEAMGDKSPTNAIVPSNHQTNVALQCPKLTDTNYTLWAILVETILRANGLWEAIDPVIGATVEDKKNYTTKAIIFQSLPEDVLLLVVKHKYAKDVWDSIKVRYLGADRVQKARLSILRSDLEKLKMKESETLDEYAGKISGIEAKFKNLGSTLEDATMVRKLLNFVPKKYMQIVASIEQYSDVDTMPFEEAGGD